A genomic window from Pseudobacteroides sp. includes:
- a CDS encoding glycosyltransferase family 4 protein, translated as MKILMLSWEYPPRIVGGISRVVYDLAQKLGERDNEVHVVTFCEPGTKELEKDKNVIVHRVHSYDVGTYNFVDWVLHLNFALTGRAVALINDIGKFDIIHAHDWIVAFAAKTIKNAYSIPLVCTIHATESGRNWGIHNDIQRYISGVEWWLGYESWRVIVNSNYMKNEVRSVFSLPDDKIRIIPNGVDLNKFNGCKKNQEVRRKYAMDQEKIVFFVGRLVNEKGAHVLLDAVPKVLHHYYDTKFIIAGRGPQLDHLKWLTSSKNLSHKVYFTGYISDEDLLQLYKVADIAVFPSLYEPFGIVALEGMVADVPVVVSDTGGLGEIVHHGVDGLKAYTGNANSLADCILELLFNPDRAEEMKRRALEKVRRVYNWEYIADQTMDVYNEIVDSCKQYPWNAKSIKEQLDIL; from the coding sequence ATGAAGATATTAATGCTTTCTTGGGAATACCCTCCAAGGATAGTTGGAGGAATTTCAAGGGTTGTTTATGATCTTGCACAAAAATTAGGAGAAAGAGATAATGAGGTTCATGTTGTTACTTTTTGTGAACCTGGAACAAAAGAATTGGAAAAGGACAAAAATGTAATTGTTCACAGAGTTCATTCATATGACGTTGGAACATATAATTTTGTCGATTGGGTTTTGCATTTGAACTTTGCCTTAACAGGAAGGGCTGTAGCTCTTATAAATGATATAGGAAAGTTTGATATTATACATGCTCATGATTGGATTGTTGCATTTGCTGCCAAAACCATTAAAAACGCATATTCGATTCCGCTTGTTTGCACAATTCATGCTACTGAATCGGGCAGGAATTGGGGGATACATAATGATATCCAGAGATATATCAGTGGTGTTGAATGGTGGCTTGGATATGAATCATGGAGGGTAATTGTAAACAGCAATTATATGAAAAACGAGGTTAGGAGCGTATTTTCTCTTCCGGACGATAAAATAAGGATAATCCCTAATGGGGTTGACCTTAATAAATTTAACGGCTGTAAGAAAAATCAGGAAGTCAGAAGAAAATATGCAATGGACCAGGAAAAAATTGTGTTTTTTGTAGGCAGGCTTGTCAATGAAAAGGGTGCACATGTTTTGCTGGATGCTGTGCCTAAGGTTTTGCATCACTATTATGATACAAAATTCATCATTGCCGGCAGAGGACCTCAACTAGATCATCTGAAATGGCTTACATCTTCAAAGAATTTGTCTCACAAGGTATATTTTACGGGATATATAAGTGACGAGGATTTGCTGCAGCTTTATAAAGTTGCTGATATTGCAGTATTTCCAAGCCTGTATGAGCCTTTTGGCATAGTTGCTTTGGAAGGGATGGTTGCGGATGTACCTGTTGTTGTTTCAGATACCGGTGGATTGGGAGAAATAGTCCATCACGGTGTTGACGGTCTAAAAGCTTATACTGGAAATGCAAATTCCCTTGCTGACTGTATACTGGAGCTTCTTTTTAATCCTGACCGGGCAGAAGAGATGAAAAGAAGAGCACTTGAAAAGGTTAGAAGGGTATATAACTGGGAATATATAGCGGACCAGACTATGGATGTTTACAATGAGATAGTTGACAGTTGTAAACAATACCCATGGAATGCAAAAAGTATTAAAGAACAATTGGATATATTATAG
- a CDS encoding ribonuclease J: MAKNKKKLKIIPLGGLGEIGKNITAFEYGEDIIVIDCGLAFPEDEMLGIDLVIPDVSYLVKNKDKVKGFVITHGHEDHIGALPYVLRDINVPVFGTKLTLGLIQYKLEEHGMINDVVLQNVMQGQTIELGAFRVEFIRSTHSIADSVAVAVHTPVGVVVHTSDFKIDYTPIEGEPMDFARLAELGKNGVLLLMCDSTNVERPGYTMSERTVGDTFEEIFMNARSRILVATFASNVHRVQQVINASVKFGRKVAICGRSMVNVVKVAMNLGYLNVPEGVIVDIDNIDKCPADRLVIITTGSQGEPMSALSRMAASEHKKVEIVPGDLVIISANPIPGNEKFVSKVINDLFKRGAEVIYEALADIHVSGHACQEELKLIHSLVKPKFFLPVHGEYRHLKQHANLAHRLGMPMDRIFIMDIGKVLELTEDSAKLNGNVASGKVLVDGLGVGDVGNIVLRDRKHLSQDGLIVVVITLEGESGNVVAGPDIISRGFVYVRESENLMEEVKDVTKQALIKCEEKKKNDWASKKNIIKDTLRDYLYEKTKRKPMILPIIMEV; the protein is encoded by the coding sequence GTGGCAAAAAATAAAAAGAAACTAAAGATTATTCCTCTTGGGGGTTTAGGGGAAATAGGAAAGAACATTACTGCATTTGAGTATGGCGAAGATATTATAGTAATTGATTGTGGTTTGGCATTTCCCGAAGATGAAATGCTTGGAATAGATTTAGTTATACCTGATGTTTCATACCTGGTTAAGAATAAGGATAAGGTAAAGGGGTTTGTTATAACACATGGGCATGAGGATCATATAGGGGCACTTCCGTACGTTCTTAGAGATATAAATGTCCCTGTTTTCGGAACAAAACTTACTTTAGGGCTTATCCAGTATAAGCTTGAAGAACACGGCATGATCAATGATGTAGTTCTGCAGAATGTTATGCAGGGACAAACCATTGAGCTGGGTGCATTTAGAGTAGAGTTTATAAGGTCAACCCACAGCATCGCTGATTCAGTAGCAGTTGCTGTTCATACCCCCGTGGGCGTCGTTGTGCATACTTCAGACTTCAAAATCGATTACACCCCGATTGAAGGTGAGCCTATGGATTTTGCAAGGCTTGCAGAGCTTGGTAAAAACGGGGTATTGCTTCTTATGTGCGACAGCACAAATGTTGAACGCCCCGGTTATACCATGTCTGAAAGGACTGTAGGAGATACCTTTGAAGAAATATTTATGAATGCCAGAAGCAGAATATTGGTAGCAACATTTGCATCTAATGTTCACAGGGTGCAGCAGGTGATAAATGCATCCGTTAAGTTTGGCAGAAAAGTTGCCATATGCGGAAGGAGCATGGTTAATGTGGTTAAAGTAGCCATGAACCTTGGTTATCTCAACGTTCCGGAAGGGGTAATAGTTGATATCGATAATATCGACAAGTGTCCCGCCGACAGACTAGTTATAATTACCACAGGCAGCCAGGGCGAGCCTATGTCTGCACTATCAAGGATGGCAGCATCAGAGCATAAAAAGGTTGAGATTGTACCGGGAGATTTGGTTATAATATCTGCAAATCCTATACCCGGAAATGAGAAGTTTGTTTCCAAAGTAATAAATGACCTTTTCAAAAGAGGTGCTGAGGTTATTTATGAAGCCCTTGCAGATATACATGTATCCGGTCATGCATGTCAGGAAGAATTAAAGCTTATACATAGTCTGGTGAAGCCAAAGTTCTTTTTACCTGTGCATGGTGAATACAGGCATTTAAAACAGCATGCAAACCTGGCACATAGGTTGGGAATGCCTATGGACAGGATTTTTATAATGGATATAGGTAAGGTTCTTGAGCTTACCGAGGATTCTGCCAAGCTAAACGGCAATGTAGCATCGGGAAAGGTTCTTGTAGACGGACTCGGAGTAGGAGACGTGGGTAATATTGTACTACGTGACAGGAAGCACCTTTCGCAGGATGGATTGATTGTTGTGGTCATAACATTAGAAGGTGAGTCGGGAAATGTGGTTGCAGGACCTGATATTATTTCAAGAGGCTTTGTTTATGTAAGAGAGTCTGAGAACCTTATGGAAGAGGTTAAGGATGTAACAAAGCAGGCTCTTATAAAATGCGAAGAGAAAAAGAAAAATGACTGGGCTTCAAAGAAAAATATAATTAAAGACACTTTAAGGGATTACCTGTATGAAAAAACAAAGAGAAAGCCTATGATTCTGCCCATCATAATGGAAGTTTAA
- a CDS encoding nucleotidyltransferase has protein sequence MTVLGLIVEYNPFHNGHKYHMEEAQKLTNADFTVCIMSGNFIQRGEPAIVNKWARSRMALMSGADLVIELPTVYSMASAEYFAYGAVKLLDSLGIVDYICFGSESGNIEDLELIADVLINEPEAFKSYLQKSLSEGHSYPLSREKALSMYFTNYLQNPDMILRTIASSNNILGIEYIKAVKRLNSNIKFQTIKRISNDYNSEEVSGSISSATAVRKFIGVNQSTNSLANLESLVPTASFSALMDEFSAGRGPVFSHSFENYIIGLLRKMSLEEIKNLPYVSEGLENRIKKSAEDSGTLENLISGIATKRFTRTRIQRIIFSVLTGLTQNMFNSFNSYGGPQYVRILGFNTKGRVLLKRMKPHCTLPIITKTSQFKNSCNPMLRKMLQLESESTDLYVLGYKNPKFKKAGQDFTQNPVMIYK, from the coding sequence ATGACGGTTCTTGGTCTGATAGTAGAATACAATCCATTCCACAATGGGCATAAATACCATATGGAGGAAGCACAGAAATTGACAAATGCCGACTTTACCGTGTGTATAATGAGCGGTAATTTCATACAGCGGGGTGAACCAGCAATTGTAAATAAATGGGCCCGCAGCAGGATGGCACTAATGTCCGGTGCTGACCTTGTCATAGAACTTCCAACGGTATATTCCATGGCCAGTGCAGAATACTTTGCATATGGAGCGGTTAAATTGCTGGACAGCCTTGGAATAGTAGATTATATTTGCTTTGGAAGTGAAAGCGGCAATATTGAAGATTTGGAATTAATAGCAGATGTGCTTATAAATGAACCTGAAGCATTCAAGTCCTACCTGCAGAAAAGTTTAAGCGAGGGACACTCCTATCCCCTATCCCGTGAAAAAGCACTGTCTATGTACTTCACTAACTATCTGCAAAATCCCGATATGATATTGAGAACTATAGCTTCTTCCAATAACATACTTGGTATTGAGTATATAAAAGCAGTTAAAAGGCTTAACAGCAATATAAAGTTTCAGACAATCAAAAGAATAAGCAATGATTACAACAGCGAGGAAGTTAGCGGCAGTATTTCCAGTGCAACAGCAGTTAGAAAATTTATCGGGGTCAATCAAAGCACCAATTCTTTGGCAAACCTTGAAAGTCTGGTACCTACCGCAAGCTTTAGTGCACTTATGGACGAGTTTTCCGCAGGGAGAGGCCCTGTATTTTCCCATAGCTTTGAAAATTATATAATAGGCCTTTTACGAAAAATGAGCCTTGAAGAAATCAAAAATCTCCCCTATGTAAGTGAAGGGCTGGAAAACAGAATCAAAAAATCCGCAGAAGATTCAGGTACATTGGAGAATCTTATAAGCGGCATTGCTACCAAAAGATTTACGCGGACCAGAATTCAAAGGATTATATTCAGTGTTCTTACCGGCCTAACTCAGAATATGTTCAATTCCTTTAACAGTTACGGGGGTCCTCAGTATGTACGTATACTTGGGTTTAACACTAAAGGAAGAGTTCTTTTAAAAAGAATGAAGCCGCATTGCACGCTTCCCATAATTACTAAGACTTCACAATTTAAAAACTCCTGCAACCCTATGCTAAGAAAAATGCTGCAGCTTGAATCAGAATCAACCGACCTATATGTATTGGGTTACAAAAACCCGAAATTTAAAAAGGCTGGACAGGATTTTACCCAAAATCCAGTTATGATTTACAAATAA
- a CDS encoding asparaginase, whose amino-acid sequence MPVRMVEVLRSGVVESIHYGDAVAIRADGQVICSIGDHERITFFRSTSKPLQAIYFLETGIVEKFGLDLKEVAIISSSHIGENEHIQTLKSILGKIGEDESVLKCGMHEPISKEAAGRIAASRGKLTVLHNNCSGKHIGLIATSKTKGYEIEGYYKENHSVQIGAQSIIAEFANLEPSTMQKGFDGCGVPVIAAPLKNLAQAYANLCNNEFKGGKYIKSQNYLISAMTMYPEMIGGKERTDSELMKQFGGRIICKLGDEGVFCVGVIGKGIGIALKIEDGSMRALGPAVINLLINLGIIGNSEINELEKIWRPPVINHKGDIVGEIHPL is encoded by the coding sequence ATGCCTGTTAGAATGGTTGAAGTTCTAAGGTCCGGAGTTGTTGAGAGTATTCATTACGGAGATGCCGTTGCTATAAGAGCTGACGGACAAGTTATTTGCAGCATTGGAGATCATGAGCGGATTACCTTTTTCAGATCTACATCCAAGCCGCTGCAAGCCATATATTTTTTGGAAACTGGAATTGTTGAGAAGTTTGGTTTGGATTTAAAAGAAGTTGCTATTATTTCTTCATCCCATATAGGAGAGAATGAGCATATTCAGACTTTAAAGAGCATTTTGGGGAAGATAGGTGAAGATGAAAGCGTTCTTAAATGCGGTATGCATGAGCCTATAAGCAAGGAGGCTGCCGGCAGAATAGCTGCATCGAGAGGCAAATTAACAGTTCTACATAATAACTGTTCAGGAAAGCATATAGGCCTTATAGCAACATCAAAAACTAAGGGTTATGAAATTGAGGGTTATTATAAGGAAAACCATAGTGTTCAGATTGGAGCACAAAGCATTATCGCAGAATTTGCAAACCTGGAGCCTTCAACTATGCAAAAGGGTTTTGATGGCTGCGGCGTTCCCGTTATTGCAGCACCCCTTAAAAATCTGGCACAGGCATATGCAAATTTATGCAATAATGAGTTTAAGGGGGGCAAATATATAAAGTCTCAAAACTACCTCATAAGTGCTATGACTATGTACCCTGAAATGATTGGCGGCAAAGAGAGAACCGATAGCGAGCTGATGAAACAATTTGGAGGAAGAATTATTTGCAAATTGGGAGATGAGGGGGTTTTCTGTGTTGGTGTTATAGGTAAGGGAATAGGTATTGCCTTAAAGATTGAAGACGGAAGTATGAGAGCCTTAGGACCGGCAGTAATTAATTTGCTTATTAATCTTGGCATTATAGGGAATAGTGAAATTAATGAATTGGAAAAAATATGGAGACCACCTGTAATAAACCACAAGGGCGATATAGTTGGTGAGATACATCCGTTATAA
- a CDS encoding zinc ribbon domain-containing protein, with protein sequence MSMFESFTRKVTDTAKAAAKKSSELVEVTKLNMSISSEEDKIEKLYLEIGKTIYESYAKGETTSELFAEKCKQIDEYNNNIKEMRNKILELKNEKICPTCREELDRSVNYCSKCGTKQEIIEPPVFEAEEAIEKKCQGCDSVVGEDSLFCTKCGTKLD encoded by the coding sequence ATGTCAATGTTTGAAAGTTTTACAAGGAAGGTAACTGATACTGCAAAAGCTGCAGCAAAAAAATCAAGTGAGCTTGTTGAGGTTACAAAGCTCAATATGAGCATAAGCTCTGAAGAGGATAAAATAGAAAAGTTATATTTGGAAATAGGTAAAACAATCTATGAATCCTATGCAAAAGGCGAAACTACAAGCGAGTTGTTTGCGGAAAAATGCAAACAGATAGATGAATACAACAATAACATTAAGGAAATGAGAAATAAGATTCTCGAGCTCAAAAATGAAAAAATTTGTCCTACCTGCCGTGAGGAGTTGGATAGAAGCGTTAACTACTGTTCAAAATGCGGAACAAAGCAAGAGATAATTGAGCCTCCAGTTTTTGAAGCAGAAGAAGCTATTGAAAAGAAATGTCAAGGCTGTGATTCTGTTGTAGGAGAAGATTCGTTATTCTGCACAAAATGCGGAACCAAATTGGATTAA